GGCATTTGTTGTTAGTATGAGCTGTGTGAAAATGACCCACTTTTGTGCCCCGTCCACGAGTCAGCGGTCGAGAATCAACtgggtctcctcagcagcccaACAGATTATGAATAGTAGTTTTCAAAGTTTGCACGTCCTAcccgtacctcgtaggaacactcaccgtttttctggacggttaagaagaaatgagacggaccacgctcatactcgtaatctacatccctaAGTTTGTCCACAGTCACTTTAACAACGTCGTTTTCGTGATACGCCAcctttaaaggttttttttttttcttaaaatttgtgCGTCTCACATCTCACATCTGTTCTGAATGTTATTTTCAGCGACAACAATGCAATACAAGATCAAAGGAATGTTAGCTTGGTACTAGCTCATCCGGAAGATAACGTTCATAATTCaatggtttgtttttttctaatacgtttgtttttttaagacgCTGATGTGTAGCTATCGCCGCTACAGTGAAagacgtgattttttttttgcagtaacTTCTTCAGACTTTTCTCTGTTTTGAAAGTTGATATATAGTGGATAGTACAGCAGATATTCCGTGCTGTTGACATGATGGGCGGAAGTATACGCTCTCACAGTAATTATGTACACCTCATAGTAAGCTGTGGCCCATTTTTTGATTCTTAGAAAGTCTTTATCTAAGTCATAAAATTTTATCGCAGGGAGTTGAGCGAATTTGTGCTTTTATTGAACGTTTGTGTTTTGGTTGAAGCTGTCTGACGGTAATATTCTTTCAGATCGAACCTATGGATCGCCCAGTGACCACATGAgcaacttttcaaaaagaaaagtccgCTTGCTTGTACGTCAACTGGTCTAACTACTGTGTTTTCGTTATGTATTCTAATGTTCTCATAGAAGTTATTCCTACTATCTATATTCTTTTATTACATTTTGTTTCACTCATcttatatcatttttttctggtacgGTTATGTGATGAACGCGCTTGGCGTATTTTGCTATGCGTTTTCTGCTTCGAAAGTCGCTAGAGAGCTTTGGCGGACGGGATTAATTGTAGAATATAACAATATCTTTCGCTCTGCTGTGATAGTGTGCCGCGGTCCCACCCCGCTCTGCGGTTGTTCAGCTTCGTCGTCATGCTGTGCGATTCGGGTGTTCACTTTATCCATTATCCTACCCCGTTAATTGGTTCACCATGGCCTTCATTTTAGATTCGCCAAGTTATTTATGTGTGAAAGACGCAGGCATTCTATCGGTATCCTTGTGCGCGTCAATCGCGTCAGTCGTATCTTGTAGTATCCTAACCCTTGTTCCGTATGTAGTCGTAGATGGCCTACTATGTGCGTTTGTTCTTTCACGAAGGTGGCAGACGAACGAATTTCCAATTAGCTATTTTTAGAGTTTTGTTAGTCAGCCTTGTTAGAACTGTAGCTTCCATTTGCTCATTAAAAATGTATGTTTGATGTAGTTTCCTTGTACAGGTGAATCTGTAATAAAACGTTTCTTGATGTTGATTACGACCAAAACATTTTGTGTTGTACTGCTATCGAGTTAGTGTTGTTCTGATGACTCGGGCAGTCATAAGGGTACCCAGAAACTTGCGTAATTGAATCGAGCCAATGTCTATCTTGCTCAGGTGGCACTCACGACCACTATTTTCTCCCTCGTACATCGCGCAGACGTGATTTCGAATATCCGTTTCATTGATATACTTGAGAGCGATTCAGTTCTTCAATTGCATCTTCAACGCTAACACGCAAGTCGAACTCATCGGAACTGATCAGCCAAATGTTAGAGAGAAACTCAATAGCTTGTATTTTGATTTTACACTCACGTTATATCACGGAACTTTAATATAGATGTGTGCTTATTTGGTAAATATTCGATGAGTACAATACACTACGAGTGTATAGCATGGCCGCTTATTCGAAGAAATAACTTATAAATACTTAGAAATTATAGTGTGATTTGATCATAAGAAACAAAGTGTACTAAGAGGATACGCATTTCTgaccatgtcgttttggcatGCCTGAAAGTAACGCTGTTGAAGGGAACTGTTCGAAGTTCTTAGAAGCAAATCACAAATAAACCCAGCACGAAGGTATAGCGCTGTGGGGATCTATACTGTTGAATTTCTCGTTGAAGAGAATGATTTCCGATGTGCAAAGGTTCAGGTTAGGCTGCTCGCAGAGTTCGACTATTCAAAACAGTGCGCTCAACTGCCACCAAAACAGCAGAGCCGCTCGCACGGCTCCGAACTCTGGGCAGCCTTAGCTTGAATCTTGGAATAACATTGTTTTCTTCCCTTAAAGCCAACATATCACGATTTTAATGTGGTATGGAACCTGCAGCGAAAGAGTAGAGATCGGATAGCAGATTGCGGATTGAAgcgtggttccactcatctttcCCCAatcgttataaaaaaaaaagacgtggaaGGCTATTCCAGTCGTTCTGCTTTCAAtcgcgccatccttgtgcacgtgcaCGACGGTAGCGGATGGAaacgagatgggaccatcgcgaactgcagcattGAACGGTGATAACAGAGGTCCCCATTCGAacctaactgctacgctccaccgcaccgcttcgagcgcaatagcttacgcaactgcaccgtgcttcatgtggctttgactctactataccaTCGCTGTCATTGCTAACAGCCCTCAGTCATTTCCTTGTCAACCTTCATGCCTTAAttgtaaaaagaacaaaactgaCCACTGAGAAACTAGAAAGATCACTTTTGAGGCAAATGTCAACCTCAAACGGGTGACAGGATTTCAATAGAATGTAGCTCCTAACAACTGCTCTGGGGCTTTTGCTGCGCCTAGCATTTTCCTAAAGAGTTGTGATCTCCAGAAGTTTTGTGTGTGTATTGCCTCACGTCATTTAGAACTGGAAATGAAAAGTTTGCTGGAGCTTTCAGATCGCTCGATGCGTTCATTTGGGATTCGATGCGTCGACTCTTTGTTGTCCACCCACTTCGGGTCCAGTTTCTCCATGATCCCACCCTTAAAGGAAAATGCAGCAgtttacacacacacacatacacatatacatacacatacacacacaaataaaaccttatttctatttgtagtatttcgtgtgcaatcgttCGATGTACCTCTATACGTAATTGATCGATACTCCATAATACAGAAGCAATACCGGgaacatgtttcgcacctcattagatGATGGGggcagaagatgaaaaaaaaagtgaaacgtaAACCAATTAGCAGTCATTATGTTCGGAAGATAAAATCCCAACCAAAATCCATCCAAGAGGGAGTCCAACTATGCACAGTTTCGCTTAAAAAAGGACAGAAACCTATTTCCTACAAATGGAGACTGGAGAGATGTCTTGGAATCAGAAGGAACAAGTGAGtcggggtaaaatgtagtcaGGGGAGCACTCAGTGGGCCCTTATATcttaagtaaataatcaaatcagtcggggcAGTAAAGTTTAAGCATTAGTctcagaggatctatgacatgtaaactaaagttcctaagagaaaaagtaagttataGCATCAGGACGAAGGGCGCCAGTAGGTGCCCCCACCTACATTTTCCCAAGGGTTTTGAAAAAGGGTTTTCCGACTACAAAAGATGAAGATCTAGCATAATTACACAAAAGAACAAGATGAACTGTGCAGAAGGGGTGCTATCTAAATCTACTCAAACGGCTGCGCAGGAGGTCGCGTCGCGCCGCGCTGGCTCGCTGCCAGCTCTGCCATATCTGCGGCCCTTCGCAGACGTGAGGGCCTATGGTGTTAGCAGGCACTTGCGGCTAATTTGACCTGACCCCAATGGTTCCATGCGCTAGTTTCTACACTCGTCTCGCCGTAAAAGGTGAAGTTACACCTTTATTCATTAGTCTACCTTCTAAATTCTATCAACTGAGGTAAGTTACTTCTAGATATGCAGTCTATGCTGTGATTGCTTTTCTGGTCTTTGCTTAATGACATGTGCTAACTAGGAGTTGTATTTGCGAAGAACTTAAGTTTGATTCCTTGCTCAAGCAACCCACAGCTGGCGCAGTCTAACAGAAatctcagtttttcttctcgtttctgCTATGCTGTGATCGCTCATCTAGTATAACTTTTGTTCACTCATTTCTTTTAGTATGGTACATATcataaatcaagaaaaaaaggtttttgtgTTTATGCAGTTGtaatctttattttatatgcAAAAGTAATACATAATACTTCTTGTACATATCACGGTGCTtagtatatacatatatacatgtatgaAATGTAGCTGTTTCTTATGCCATTCTTTCTCTGCATTAATTGCCctctttgctcttttctttcttctttttacttcGATATTGTTAGCGCTGCAATGCTGTGTTAGAAATTGCACTCACGTAAGTTCTGATTAACATGGGTAACTTACTGTGTAAAGCTCTGCCTTAGTGAGCTGAGGTTTTGCTCCGGGTTTAGTCAGCTCTGGCCTAGCAGCGATATGCACTCCTTCTGTAGAGGGCTGACTGACTTTTAATTTTGATGCTTGATCAACAAGATCATAAATCTTCTTGAGCGTTTCCGCCGCTTCTTCTGTGTCAGTGTTTACAAGAATGTTTACATTTGCGCGCAGGACTGcatatttctaaatatttgtttggtttgaaatttgataatCAACATCTGATATTTGATAATTTGGAAAGGTTGGAGGCAGTTGAAACACTTACACTTTCAATGTTACTCCTTATTTGAGTTCGTTGTTGTTTGCGCTCCTGAGCTGCCGTGACCAGATCTTGAGTGGAAAGTACTTGGTCGACCTCATACATCGTCTCACTTAGCTGTGTATGGGGTCTTTCATGGACTTGTGAAGTAGATGGATGTTCCTCTACAACGCCTCCTCCATATAATTTTGCCGCATGTCTGTGAAGGCAACTGATTCCAGCTCTATTATCCAAGCAGCTGCAGCGCCAAGAGACACCGCAGAGTGGGCAGTGAACGTTTTCACTCAAGGATTCACTGCATGCGCATCCACCCAAGTATACCACTTGGTATTTTTCCGCCACACCTTTTCCTTGAAGttcccatttcttttctgCCACTCGCTTCACCTTCTCAGGACTGTTCTCGTAGTGTTTCAATGCCCATCTATGACATTTAGTGGACTGCTGAACACGGAAAGAGGATGCTGCGAGTCGACGGCGATCCTACAATCATCACTTAAGAATATATTTCATACGTTTACAAAAACGTTTTACCCTAATTTCGGCTGAATCAGCCAGGTCCTCCACAGCTCTGATTAGCAGCTCTACGAGAAAGTCGGCTCTTGAGTTGGCATTTCTGTGGAGGAAGTCCTTCTTTAGACGCAGATGCCACCTCTCACTAATCATCGTCGTGTCCATCACGGCACCTTTGTTTGCAAGTGATGCCCAACTGGCAGTCCTTCCTGAAAAAGCTTTTCGGGAAAAGGGAAGTAAAGACAAAACGGTTCTATACTTGCTTAAATAATTATCCTTAAGATAATTAACCATTCCAGTTTGGCCTTCTGTTTCGAGAAAACCGAGAATTTGTCCGAAGCGTGACTCAAACAAAGTGAGGTCAGCAATGAGGAGAAGTTCACTGAGGTCTTTCTTTACTTGTCCTCGAATGCGAGCCTGAAGAATTACTCCGTAGGTAGCGCAAAAGTAGGCGGAatgatttctgaattttttttaccgcaaCTAATCTGGTGGCGCTCCTTTTGAATGTTTGGTCGATGTGCCATCTACAGTAGTGCAGCGTAGTCCGCGCTTCCGGAAAAACAGCTCGAAATCCGTTGTAAAAGCATGGAGCTTTATCAGTAACTATCTGTTGTGGGTTGAAATCAGGCAGAAGCTTCTTGATCTCCAAAAAGAGCCTCTGCACATCCAATATTGTCATTGTGCCGCTCAGTAAAAAAGCTTTAATGCGAAACCATTTATCAATATTGTTATCAACTATTAATGTGAGCAATTAGGAGTAAAACTGTACCAGCCGGAAGACCCCGGTTCTTGTTGTCAGCTACTGAAACAGTCGCTAGCTTTAGATTGTAACGTGTGACGTTATGTGTGTCGTCGACTACAATTCCACCTGACGAGAATTTTCTCAACCATTCTAACTGTGTCGGAGTGATCATTACTAAAGAAATGAGCTTGTTTGCAAAATTCTAGGTATTATGTCAAGCAGCTCACTTAAACGAAATCCTCGTCCACTAGGGTCATCAGTAACCTCTAGGATACGGATTCCGTCGTCCGCGTTCTCCTCTGCTTCTCGTGCATCAAAGAATTCATGTCATTCTTGTGGCGATATCCAGGGCgtaattcaaattttgttgtCAAATTCCAAAGATCTGACCTATCGACAAACCACAACCTAGAAGTTTTCGCTGAGTAGTC
This is a stretch of genomic DNA from Necator americanus strain Aroian chromosome II, whole genome shotgun sequence. It encodes these proteins:
- a CDS encoding hypothetical protein (NECATOR_CHRII.G6701.T2); translated protein: MACYCEDNHSEDGANGKPQDYTVLLLTFDTVGEFERLFLEIKKLLPDFNPQQIVTDKAPCFYNGFRAVFPEARTTLHYCRWHIDQTFKRSATRLVAARIRGQVKKDLSELLLIADLTLFESRFGQILGRTASWASLANKGAVMDTTMISERWHLRLKKDFLHRNANSRADFLVELLIRAVEDLADSAEIRDRRRLAASSFRVQQSTKCHRWALKHYENSPEKVKRVAEKKWELQGKGVAEKYQVVYLGGCACSESLSENVHCPLCGVSWRCSCLDNRAGISCLHRHAAKLYGGGVVEEHPSTSQVHERPHTQLSETMYEVDQVLSTQDLVTAAQERKQQRTQIRSNIESKYAVLRANVNILVNTDTEEAAETLKKIYDLVDQASKLKVSQPSTEGVHIAARPELTKPGAKPQLTKAELYTVSYPC
- a CDS encoding hypothetical protein (NECATOR_CHRII.G6701.T1), which encodes MACYCEDNHSEDGANGKPQDYTVLLLTFDTVGEFEEWLHEQCERSGTSFFKRSSYVKGSSYSLRCTYEKATTSKATSSKKDVISCSCFMNVHTADDGKVNIKGCLGHFGHDIEPALLRLHNTQEQLLRTLLEGRTASWASLANKGAVMDTTMISERWHLRLKKDFLHRNANSRADFLVELLIRAVEDLADSAEIRDRRRLAASSFRVQQSTKCHRWALKHYENSPEKVKRVAEKKWELQGKGVAEKYQVVYLGGCACSESLSENVHCPLCGVSWRCSCLDNRAGISCLHRHAAKLYGGGVVEEHPSTSQVHERPHTQLSETMYEVDQVLSTQDLVTAAQERKQQRTQIRSNIESKYAVLRANVNILVNTDTEEAAETLKKIYDLVDQASKLKVSQPSTEGVHIAARPELTKPGAKPQLTKAELYTVSYPC